GTCGTCGCGTATTATTTCCACGGCAGGGTGCGGTGCGTCTCCTGCGTCAAGATCGAGAAGTTGTCACGGAGGGCCGTTACGGAAAGATTTACGTTTCTTCCCCGTGGCCGAAGAGAACCTTCAGGCGGCGGAGAAGTTCGTCCCGGACGGATCGGAACGCATTGATGTGGATTTCCTCCGTGCCGGTGACGGCCGTCGGGTCGGGGAATCCCCAGTGAACCCGGTGCGCCTTCCCGAGGAAGACGGGGCAGACCTCCTCTCCCTCGGCCATCGGACTGCGGGAAGAGTTCGCGACGCAAAGAAACAGGATGTGCCGCGGTTGCATTGCACGCAGTTCCGCGACCTCGGTCCTCCACTCCCCGGAACCCGCACTCATCGCTTTGCCGCCGGACCCCGCCGGGCGGGAAGGGTCATCTTCCGCTCGCAGATCGCGATGGGACCGATCGACCTCGCCAATGCCGCCCTTTTCCGGTCTTTCGCGATGACGGGATCGTCGTTCAGCCAATGCCGTAGGTTCCGCAGCATTTGGGCGGCATAGGGGGAGTCGTTCCCACGGTCCAGCGAGTAGTGGACCCATTTCCGGTCCCGCCGGTCCTTGATGAGTCCCGCCGCCCGGAGCAGGAAGAGGTGCTTCGACACGGTGGACTGCCCGAGGGACAGGACCGCGATAACCTGGCAGACGCACATCTCTCCGCCTTCGAGAATCTTGAGGATCCGGACCCGCGTGGGGTCCGCGGCGGCCTTCAACACGGACTCGTAACCACGCAGTCCCATCTTTGTTTCTCCATATCGTCAATTAACGAATTGACATACCGTACAGGCGAAGCGATAATGCAATGTATTCATCTTACACGTTCCCCGATTCTCCGGGCAAGGAGGCCGATCTTGAGGAAGCTGGAAATCTACGAGCCGCCGCTTTGCTGTCCGACCGGGGTTTGCGGGCCGGCGCCCGATCCTGCTCTCGCGAGACTTCAGGAGGACATCCTCCGGTGGAAGAAGGAGGGGGTCGTCGTCGAGCGGCTCGCGATCAACCAGGTACCGCAACGATTCATGTCGAATCCGACGGTGGTCGACCTGCTGACCCGGGAAGGGCAGGAGGTCCTTCCGGTCGCCCTGCTCGACGGGAAGGTCGTCTGCAAGGGGAAATACCCGACGTACGACCAGGTCACCCGGGAGGCGATGTAGATGCCAACCTACGCATATCTGTGCCGCGCCTGCGGCCGTCCGTTCGAGATCCGGATGTCCATCCGGGATAAAGATACGTGGAAGCCCCGCTGTCCGGTGTGCGGCAGCGCGAAAGTGGAGCAGCAACTCTTCGGTTTCTCCGTCGGGGGAAGCGGGGGCGGGCAACCCGCCCCGGGCGGGTGATGCCTCCCCGGCCGCGGCGGTCGCTGCGGGTGAGATGGTAAAGGGGAAGTGACGCATATCGCATATTAATGAGGGGAGTACGACGCCTCATGCACAAATACACGTTCTTTTCCGGCAAGGGAGGGGTGGGAAAAACTACCCTTGCGGCGGCCACGGCCGTGCGCACGGCGCAGGCGGGGAAACGGACCCTGGTCGTCTCCACGGACCCGGCCAGCAACCTGGCCGACGTCTTCGAACGCCCCATCGGGCCCCGGGTCGCGGAGATCGCTCCGAACCTGTTCGCGCTCGAGATCGATCCGGATACCGCCACAAAGGAGTACGGGGAGCGCGCGCTGGCCCCCTTGCGCGCCGTTCTCCCTCCGGACGCCATGAAGGTTCTCGAGGAACAGTTCCGAAGCGCCTGCACGGTCGAGATCGCCTCGTTTGACCGGTTCACCGACTTTCTCGGCGATACGGAGTTCGACCACGTGGTCTTCGACACCGCGCCCACGGGCCACACGCTTCGACTGCTCGAGCTGCCGGTGGACTGGTCCCGCCACATCGAGGAAGCCGCGCAGGGCAACGGCCAGACGTGCATCGGGCCGGTCGCCTCCCTGAAGGGCGCCAAGGCGAAATACGACCATGCCATCGCGGCGCTCCGGGATCCCGGGGAGACCGAGTTCACGCTGGTCTGCCGCCCGGAGCGGACCTCCGTGGACGAGCTGCTCCGGGCCCGGGAAGAGCTCCGGACGCTCGGGATCGGGAATTTCCGGATTATTGTGAACGGAGTGATCCCGGTCGGCGCGGGGGGGCCGTTCGCATACCAATCCTCTTCCCAACGGGAGCAGATCCGCCGGCTTTCCGGGATGATCGACCGGCCCTGCGTCGAAGTGCCTCTCCAGGCCGGGGAGGTGAAGGGGCT
Above is a window of bacterium DNA encoding:
- a CDS encoding metalloregulator ArsR/SmtB family transcription factor, whose product is MGLRGYESVLKAAADPTRVRILKILEGGEMCVCQVIAVLSLGQSTVSKHLFLLRAAGLIKDRRDRKWVHYSLDRGNDSPYAAQMLRNLRHWLNDDPVIAKDRKRAALARSIGPIAICERKMTLPARRGPAAKR
- the arsD gene encoding arsenite efflux transporter metallochaperone ArsD, producing MRKLEIYEPPLCCPTGVCGPAPDPALARLQEDILRWKKEGVVVERLAINQVPQRFMSNPTVVDLLTREGQEVLPVALLDGKVVCKGKYPTYDQVTREAM
- a CDS encoding zinc ribbon domain-containing protein is translated as MPTYAYLCRACGRPFEIRMSIRDKDTWKPRCPVCGSAKVEQQLFGFSVGGSGGGQPAPGG